A window of Borrelia sp. A-FGy1 contains these coding sequences:
- a CDS encoding YmdB family metallophosphoesterase: MALRVLIAGEIVGKPGIVVTKEFLSTFKKNRKIDFVVSGNNFTTGFRGLNKRHVFLLKKYGVDVLTLGENAFSRTVLSDELDKYNFILKPLNCAARIKGYSYFIYNVNGSKVAVIRLVGQTGITKYNFNSPFFSFDYVYEKIKLHTNNIIVLFDSNTTAETNSMFFYLKSRVSVCFGIGRRVLTADLRILDNTAVITDLGRVGSLNSVIGYVPEFEIDKFLKGFLYNRFSESWEGLGFNGAIVEIDDNGKAILVETVREYVNFKGKPKNENDI, encoded by the coding sequence GTGGCTTTGCGAGTTTTGATTGCTGGGGAAATTGTAGGCAAACCTGGCATTGTTGTTACGAAAGAGTTTTTGTCTACTTTTAAAAAGAATAGAAAAATAGATTTTGTTGTATCTGGTAATAATTTTACTACAGGATTTAGGGGCCTAAACAAAAGACATGTTTTTTTGCTAAAAAAGTATGGTGTTGATGTCTTAACTTTAGGAGAAAATGCGTTTTCAAGAACTGTATTAAGTGATGAACTTGATAAATATAACTTTATTTTAAAGCCTCTAAATTGTGCTGCTAGAATAAAGGGTTATTCTTATTTTATTTATAATGTTAATGGTAGTAAGGTTGCCGTAATTAGACTTGTTGGGCAGACTGGGATTACGAAATATAACTTTAATAGTCCTTTTTTTTCTTTTGATTATGTTTACGAGAAAATAAAGTTGCATACCAATAATATAATTGTGCTTTTTGATTCAAATACTACAGCTGAGACTAATTCTATGTTTTTTTATTTGAAATCTAGAGTTAGTGTTTGTTTTGGTATTGGCAGAAGAGTATTGACAGCTGATCTTAGAATTTTAGATAATACTGCAGTTATTACTGATCTTGGTAGAGTTGGCAGTTTAAATAGTGTCATTGGATATGTTCCTGAATTTGAGATAGATAAATTTTTAAAAGGATTTTTGTATAACCGATTTTCTGAATCTTGGGAAGGACTTGGATTTAATGGTGCTATAGTTGAAATTGATGATAATGGAAAAGCTATTTTAGTAGAGACTGTAAGAGAATATGTAAATTTTAAAGGTAAACCAAAGAATGAAAATGATATTTAA
- the murA gene encoding UDP-N-acetylglucosamine 1-carboxyvinyltransferase, producing MYSYIVEGGFKIGGRITASGNKNAALPCIVAALLTDEEVILENIPNIKDVEVILDILKDVGAQVLRNGSIVRIKVLNITKTEMNSSLTDLIRASILFVGPLLARCGKIDIAPPGGDVIGKRRLDTHFYGLKKLGAKLIDNDKRIILEADKLIGTEMFLDEASVTATENIIMAAVFAFGETVIMNAACEPHVQDLCKMLITMGADISGVGSNVIKIKGVKKIRGTRFRIGADFMQVGSLISLSALTGGELEINRADTKHFILIRHVYSKLGIDFEYDEDSIYVKKNQDLKVKLDYGGYIPKIDDGPWPAFPTDLMSIVIVTATQVQGTVLIFEKMFESRMFFVDKLIKMGAQIVLCDPHRVVVTGKTILKGSVLSSPDVRAGMSLLIAALCAKGKSQIQNVYQIERGYEEVVDKLSSLGAKIKRIIDK from the coding sequence ATGTATAGCTATATTGTAGAGGGTGGTTTTAAAATAGGTGGTAGGATAACAGCTAGTGGCAATAAGAATGCAGCTTTACCTTGTATTGTAGCTGCATTACTTACAGATGAAGAGGTTATTTTAGAAAATATTCCAAATATTAAAGATGTAGAAGTTATTTTAGATATTTTAAAGGATGTAGGTGCTCAAGTCTTAAGAAACGGAAGTATTGTTAGAATTAAAGTTTTAAATATTACTAAAACGGAAATGAATTCTTCTTTAACAGATTTAATTAGGGCTTCTATTTTGTTTGTTGGACCTCTTCTTGCTAGATGTGGAAAGATTGATATTGCTCCTCCTGGCGGAGATGTTATTGGAAAGAGAAGACTCGATACTCATTTTTATGGACTTAAGAAACTTGGTGCTAAGTTAATAGATAATGACAAGAGGATTATTTTAGAAGCAGACAAATTAATTGGAACTGAAATGTTTTTAGATGAAGCATCAGTTACTGCCACTGAGAATATTATTATGGCTGCTGTTTTTGCTTTTGGTGAAACCGTGATAATGAATGCTGCTTGTGAACCACATGTGCAAGATTTGTGTAAGATGTTAATTACTATGGGGGCTGATATTTCTGGAGTTGGTTCTAATGTTATTAAAATAAAAGGTGTTAAAAAAATAAGAGGAACTAGATTTCGAATAGGGGCTGACTTTATGCAAGTAGGTTCCTTAATTAGCTTGTCTGCATTAACAGGAGGAGAGCTTGAAATTAATAGAGCTGACACTAAACATTTTATTTTAATAAGGCATGTGTATTCAAAACTTGGGATTGATTTTGAATATGATGAAGATAGTATATATGTAAAGAAAAATCAAGATTTAAAGGTAAAGCTAGATTATGGAGGATATATTCCTAAAATTGATGATGGTCCATGGCCTGCTTTCCCTACAGATCTTATGAGTATAGTTATAGTTACTGCGACTCAAGTTCAGGGAACAGTTCTTATTTTTGAAAAAATGTTTGAATCAAGAATGTTTTTTGTAGATAAACTTATAAAAATGGGTGCTCAAATTGTTCTTTGCGATCCTCATCGAGTTGTAGTTACAGGAAAAACAATTCTTAAGGGAAGTGTTCTATCTTCTCCTGATGTTAGGGCAGGTATGTCCTTGCTTATTGCTGCTCTTTGTGCCAAAGGAAAAAGCCAGATTCAAAATGTTTATCAGATTGAGAGGGGA